TGTGAATAGAGCTCCACAAATATGTGAGGAGAAGATCCCCATCAGTAACATATGTGAGCCTGTTGTATATGTAGTTGGTAGCCAGGGGGTTATCAACACACAGCAGGGCAGTAACTTTCAGAGAAAGGGCAAGTTAGGGTTGCATTCTGAGGAttcagaggaagatgatgatGAAAGTGAAGATGATCAAGAAGAAAAGGGTTTTTAGTGCGGATTTTATTTGGCCACCTGAGTTTGGTTACGATCCTAGACCATTGGGTGTTGATGAAGAAGAGGTTGAGTTGCTTCATAGATTGGAGCAGCTCAAGTTGCAGAGAGAGGATCCTTGTACCACTATGAAGTAGATACGGATGTGGATGAGCTTTACCAGCCTAGGGAAGAGGAAATGGATGATAGTGAGCCTGCGCCTTCTCCTCCAAAGAAGAAGAGGCCAAAGAGAGTTGGGCATTCTAGCAGAGCTCGTCATGAAGAAATTGTTCCTTTTCATGACTGGGTGCCtttagatgatgatgatgaacttaTCAATCCTTCAGATGTTAATGACAGTGATTATGATGGAGCTGTCAAGAGGAATTTAGTTTTTTGTGGCAAGAGGAAAAGAAGGTATaagaagaaagatgacatgatttGGTATGACGAGGAAGCCGAAAATCCTCATCAGTAGATATGTGAGCACTGATGTTTTGAAGATGTGTACCAATTCAGAAGAGCTCTAAGACAATTCCATGTTGTTTAGTTGAGGAATTATAGTTATTGGAAGAATTGCAAAGATGGGGTAATTGTTCATTGCAAAGTTGATGGATGCCCCTTCATGATGAAAGCTTCTCAAATCGGGAATGAAAAGACATTTACCATTAGAAAATTGAGACTGCCACACACATGCCCTACGGATAGTGAGAACACAAAAGTGACAGCGGATTGGTTTGCTAAGGAATGTGAGCATGCAATTAGAACAGATCCTAGGACAAAGGTTGACACAATATTAGAAAAATGCAAAGGAGAAGTATGAGGTGGAAATACCCAAGATTTTGGCCTACGGGGCTAAGAGGAAGGCTTTTAAAGTTGTTAAGGGAGATGTTAAAGCACAGTACACTAGATCCAGAGACTATTTGCAGGCAGTTTTAGATACAAATCCTGGTAGTAGGTATATTGTGACAACAAGAAGAGTAGCAGAACAACCAAGCCCAAACCCTAGGTTCCATAGGATGTTTATATGCGTCAATGCATCTAGGGAAGGCTTTCTCAATGATTGTAAGGCCATTCATAGGTATTTTCATTAGTGCACCTTTGGTGTAACCCTTTACCGTGCATTGTAGTTGTCGCAAATCATTGCTTATTTGATGCAGGGGTTGATGGATGTTTCATAAAGTTGAGCAGTGGCCAGCAAATCCTGGCAGCAACAGGCAGAGATGGAAATAACAATCTCTTTCCTATTGCATTTTGTGTGGTTGACAAGGAAGATACCCCATCTTGGAGTTGGTTCTTGTATTAATTGAAGCAACGCATTGGAGAGGGTAATAAATTTGGCAATTAGACTTTCATGTCAGAGAGGCAGAAGATTAGTGCACAACATACACTTGGTACTAAATCAAGAAATGTTTTTTTGTTTAATTATCACATTGAGAAATTTGTATTTATTTCCTTAGGGCTTGCTAAATGTTGTTGgccaatttttttcaaattcaccACATAGGTATTGCCTTAGGTATATCTATGCAAATTTTCAAGCAGCTAGATTTTGGGCTGAGGAATTGAAGCAATATATGGATCAGGCTAGTTATTCATATACTGAAAATGGATTTGATGTTGCAATGTCTAAACTTAAAGATGAGGATGAAGAAGCATGAAAATGGTTGGTTAGAATCCCAAAAGAAACTTGGGCTAGTCATGCAATGGACATGAATTGCAAAATTGATTTGGTTGTGAACAACATTAGTGAGGTCTTCAACAGGTGCATACTAGAGTTGAGGTCAAAGCCAATTAAAACCATGACAGATGGAATAAGATCAAAGTTGACGGTGAAGTATCAAGGAACCAAGAACAAGATAGAGGAGGCTAGGTGGGAGATAAcccctacctatgaagagaggcTAGAGAAGTCCAAGAAGTATTCTAGGTTTTGCAAAGTAGCACAATCTGGCTCACCATTGTGGCAAGTAAGTAGTGGTGATAAGGTATATGCAGTGAAGCTTGAGGCATGGACGTGTGGTTGTAGGAGGTGGGATATGACTGGTGTGCCATGCGCCCATGCTGTGACGGCCATCATTAAAGCCAAGCTCCACCCTGAGGATTTTGTCTTGGACTTTTTCAAGAAGCCACTCTATAGAGAAGCCTACAAGCACATCATCTATCTTGTGCCTGGTCCTGACCTATGGCCCAAAACCAACCCATGGGACATTAATCCATGTGTTTTCAAGAGCAAGAAAGGAGTGCAACAAACTGTTAGGAGGAAAGGCAAGGATGAGTTTGTCGTGGCCAAATTTCCTCAAGGATGGCAACCATAACCTGCAGTAATTGCAAAGAGCAAGGACATAGATACGCAAATTGTGGTATCACTCTTTCACCATCTCTTCAGATGAGGAAAAACAAATATAACGTACTTCGGAATTGGTTTCTTTCATTTCTCACTTCTTAAGGTAGCATGCTTACAATTTGTTTTCATGTGCAGCCAAACAAGAGCTCCTACAGTGAGGAGCTTGGATCATCAGCACAAGACAGGGCACAGACAACCTCAAGTACAACAAGAAAGAGTGGACCAAATGTACCTGTCAGGGCAACTCCTATAAGCTCTGCTCCTCCGGCAACTGCTGCAGCTCGTGCTCCAGCAACTACTGCACCAAGGGCATCTCCTGAAGCTAGGGCTCCACTTAGGGCTACATCAGCTGCTACAACAAGAGCTCCAACCAGGGCTCCATCATCTCCTGCAGCTAGGGCTCCATCAGCAACCAGGCCTCCACCTACATCTCCTGTGACAAGATCAATGGCAGCAGTAGGCAAACCTGTCACAAGATCAAGGGCTGCAGCTATCAGGCAGACTAAAACAAATAGGTCTAGGACTTTTTGTGCCCCCAGAGCAACTATTGGCATAGGTCCTTCGAAAAGGTTGATTAAACCAACTATCAAGACGAGAGATTACCTGACAACAATTGGTGCAAAGTGGGAGTGATGTATTACGTCATGGTCTATGCAAACTAAATTATTTGCTTTGTCAGAGTCCAAACTGAAGTAATGTGATATGGTATTGAATGTGGTATGCTACTGTATGGATGATTGTAATGTAATGTGATATTGTGTTAGCTTTAAATAAATTATGTATGTGTGAGTTATCTATGTGATGATCCACTTTTATCATAAAATATGGTCACTTTGTTGTACCAATTTGGTATGCATGAATGAGTGTTTCTGTTCTGCCAAATTTGATCATTTTGTGTTGTACCAATATGGCCATTTTGGTGTACCAATTTGATCCACTTTTATCATAAAACATGTACATAGTAGGAGTCAGTTTTACTCAATGCAAGAGGTCATTCTATTGTACTCATTTGGTGTCGATTTTAGCTGCAACTGCTACTGGAAGATGCTCCCAAATTGGAAAGCTACTTGCTGGAGATGCTACAAAATTGGAGTACTCCCCAAATTGGAAACCTACTTGCTGCCAAATATCACTATCTGACAAACATACCATCTTCCAAAAATGGACACACAGAGACAAATAAACAGAAGTACCCAATTCAGATAGTTCAGATAGAAAAAGGAGATATTTCAGTATGGCAAGTTCATCACATTGCAACTCCAAAAGACACTTCAAGCAGTACTCCAGTTCATACTAAACATGATCAAGATCGCTACTAACTAATCAGTACTAACTACATAGGATAATTTTCTTAAGTCTTCAGACCGATGAACTGCTTTAGTTCATTAGACGAGCAGAACGGCGAGGCATCGGCCGCGCACCGGTGAGGCGAGCAGAGCGTCGAAGAGGTTGCTTCTTCTCCTTTTGCTTCTGCACCAAGGGCTCCACCTCCTCCGGctgctcctcctcctgctcctccagCTTCACTGGGACCTCCACATCGGGCACTTCCATGCCAGGCATCACCTCCATGTCGACTAGCTTTTGTCTCTCCTTCGTCGATGGCCGCCCATGCGACGCGAGGGCGAGCGACGACCTGCACCTCAGGATCCTCACCATCGATGGAAATGACAGGATGTGCCGCATGGGGGATTGCGGAGGTGGGCTTCATACTTGTGGTCAACACGATCCGACACGGCCACCTTGACCAACACGTCTGCATCTGCTAGATCTGCGGAAACCTGCTTTTCAGCAACCTCCGGCACCCCGACTCGGAGAGACCGGaacaccccgtattccagcccagagatcgagaaGTCCTCTTGAATATGGCACTGCtggcatagaacaaatcagctcttaatTACAACATGGATATAATTACATCGGCACAACGACGCTACGCCTGCCAAGGTTggtctatgcaagcagcagaacaacacatAGCAGCGGAATAAATTCTAGCAACGGAACAACAACGACGACGATGGACTCCACTTCGCAAGGACGCTGGCTGGAacgtttatcctagctcgcaaactcAAGATCCTCAGCAGACAAGCAAACAGACaaggcatgacctgcaaactggcatgacatgccagatcagtacattgaatgtacttgcaagctcacagcaaccaaagcaatcaagacagaCAACTGCATGGCATTTACAGGTTACTTAACAAAGATGAACATGACACTAGCAGAACACATGGCATGCACAATATGAACATGATATAGCTAGAACAATACcagatgagcatggcatgaacatatgagGATACTATCATGCAACATGTTGACAATAttatgcaccaacttactctgttcGGGGTTATCTCGTAACCACCACATGTATCACTTACCATCATGGTCATCACACGATCacctcaggatcaaatcaagcttggtattaacaataccgtagtaatcattacatGAACACAAGGATCTTGATCTTTACCCTTGATTCTCGCATAATACCATAAACCTCAACCATCTTCGGTACCCTCGATATTACTGTGATCCTCTCGCGATCACATAAGAATCAACCACTTCTTTCATCATCAAACTGGGGTTGTTGTTAAACAggttattattactgttgacccatagtgtgacctactacgaactgggcccttatctgTGGGCACGGCTATCGGTAGATTAaaaacactctgcagaggttagcacactatacccacaccacgaaacccaaggcctcgtgctcccattcgggtggaccaacggcgttccgataAAACCGATCTATCGCCATGACaatctcccggccactccgacaaactcccctttgggctaagtcatgggtggccccgatgtcACCTCGTGACacccaacggccaccgtcgtggcaaaacaaaacggtcccaaacagggacatgTGCACATAACCAAACTCGGGCTCACAAGGCTTATACCggcttacctgatcagggtagcgcacGCTTATAACcgtccctagttggaggcaccggtgagaggcatgacaatagacccagttaggacccccCCCCCACATAAAAGGCAAGTGttgttgcactggtcagctcgattcCATGGCACTACGACTCAGCCAACAGGTGTTCAAGTTCGATTAaagtccggttaaacttgaatgtaATAAGCTGAGTCATAATAAAATAACATGATGAAACAACAATGCATATGAGCATGATAACAACATGAAAATGGATGGTAATCATAACAATTAACATATGAATCGTAGCAACAATATTTATACTACTGATGCAcatgagcatggcatactgatgATCATGAATAGAACAAGCATAATAACACTTTAGATGGGCATAACATGATCACTAGCACCAAAACATAATTACCAGAAAAGAACACGACAACACTATTAGCAAGTAAGCATGTAACCAAGGAGATGAAAATAATCATGGCATAAACATGGATCCATAAGCATATAAAGCATTCATGAAAACTTTAACATGCACAACTTatttaaatattcaagttgaaaaccatggctactgaaAATCCATCATGCAAGTGGCTGTCATGGCTTGCCTGGGATTGTCGGATACTCTGGGAAGAGGTACGGCAAAGTCACGGGACGATTCGCCGGACGCTTCACTCTCGGAGGGGGCTAGAATAGGGCAAGGGCATAAAGGTCATTTTCACAATGGGACCACCtagtgaaaatgataccaaaAGATAGAGCTCGACGAGACAAAGAAGTAGGCATTGGATTTACCTCAGACGGAGCTACGGTCGCGAAGATACGAGAGGTTGAACACCAGGGACCAATTTGTAAAAAGTTTCCCCACAAACAGGTCCCTGGGCTGAAAAAAAGAAAACGCTTTTTCAAAGAATACGCTTTTAGAACAGAAAAAGCGTATTTGAGCTGCACAAGAAGGGAATGCGCTTTCAGAGAAGCGAAAGCGTATTTCAGCCAAAGGACGAAAGAAATACGGTTTCAGAGTAAGAAAACGTATTTTCGGAAAGCCGTATCTAGTTACGTGACGTGGCAAAGCTTGAGCCACTGATGTGTGGGGTCGGGCAGCGCGGGGCCTACAGGCAGGGGGGACAGCTGCGctcgtcgtcgtcttcctcgctCCCTGCCCCGCACGGGACAGAGGAGGAAAACAGAGGAGTGGGGGCGAGGGGCCCGACCGGCTCCGGCCATCCCCGGCCGGGGCGGGGGCACCGGCGGGCACGGCTCGGCCAACCACACCCACTCCCAGCCAGAGGGGGCGCTGGGGAGGCGCAAAACAGCGACGAGTTGAGGCGGCAGGGAGGAGTACAGAGGATGGGCGTCGGCGGCGGTTTCGGCGATGTGGACATGGTGGATGGCGGCGAACAGAGGCGGGGTGAGGCTGCTCCGGTGGGCTAGAGAGGCGGGGGAGGGGTGAAGAGCTGTGAGGGAGTCAGGGGCTCTTAAATAGCCGCGGGGAGGGTTCTAGAGCTCACGGGCGAGCTTGAGTGTGGCTCTAATGGAGGACAGGGGAGGTTAGCTTCACGAGCAGCTCGTCGGTGACGCATTCATGGCGAACCAGGACGAGGCAGAGGCACGGGTCGATGCAGAGGCTCATGGGGGAGCTACTAGACATGGAGGGACGTCGAGACGCGGAGGGAGCGGACGAGAACAGCGGCCGGAACGAGCCAGAGCTCGCTATTTGCATGACGCAAGCGTGACCACCGCATGCACTGGTACAAGCGGCGTGTTTTGGCCAGACCGACCATGTCCAGTAGATAGTCCATACTACCCTTAGTCCAAATGAAGAAAGAATTTGGTCCAGGGGCAAATAAGAGACTGGTAGGAGGCTCCAAAACATATCAACAGTAAAGTGTTTGTGCTGTGCAGTGGGGACACAAGCTTGCGAACGAAGGAATGGATTTGTCTGGTGATGATCACATACCAAGATGACTGAGATGACCAAGAATCAGCTTAAGAGGAAGGATTTAGCTAGCACTTGTTGTGCAATGCACCCCACTGGTCAGAAATGCAAATCTTGAAGTGGCACTCTCATGGCTAATTTTATTGAGCTTAAAATTGGAGAAGATGAGTTATTTGATGATATGAAGCTGTTGTGAAAGTTTCATGCCATTTGAAAataccaaaatggtacttgcttcacaatgcagcTCTCTGGACAGAATTTAAGAAAATTAGCTGAGGAAAATTGGGCAGATAAAATGAGCCAAAAAATTGTGGAGAGAGTTTATATGGATAGGATAATCTCCTGGTAAATTTTCAGCCTAactgaagcaatataaaatatggttgcttcacaacctaaaAATCTGAACAGAAACCAAGATTTGATGCTGAGCTCACATAGAGTGATGACATGAGCCCAAATCTTGAGGAGAGTGGTGATTTGCTCATATGAAGGaccttgcaaaatttcaactcatttggattaacctagctagtacttccttcacaaagaattccctcagacaggaactttaaaaaattgctcaggaatattcACTAGGAAAATTGAGTTGAATTTTGACAGCAggcaatgatatggacatgaAAAGGTGTCCAAAAAGTTTAGGGTCAATTGTAACATCCCCAGCATCACACTACAGTAATCTCCCCCTAATGAAGGTCATGTCATCATGATCATCATGCCAAAATGCCACTTGTCCAA
This sequence is a window from Aegilops tauschii subsp. strangulata cultivar AL8/78 chromosome 7, Aet v6.0, whole genome shotgun sequence. Protein-coding genes within it:
- the LOC141027061 gene encoding uncharacterized protein, with protein sequence MDMNCKIDLVVNNISEVFNRCILELRSKPIKTMTDGIRSKLTVKYQGTKNKIEEARWEITPTYEERLEKSKKYSRFCKVAQSGSPLWQVSSGDKVYAVKLEAWTCGCRRWDMTGVPCAHAVTAIIKAKLHPEDFVLDFFKKPLYREAYKHIIYLVPGPDLWPKTNPWDINPCVFKSKKGVQQTVRRKGKDEFVVAKFPQGWQP